In Nocardioides sp. WS12, the DNA window GTGCGCCTGGTCCCTGTCGACCTCGATGATCTCGACAGCGCGCGGGTGCAGGTCGAGAAGCTGCTCGTCGACGAGTCGTTGCCTGCACCGAAGGTGCTCGTGGGTGCCGATTCCGGCGCAGCCCTGGCCGCAGTGCTGGCGCCGGTGCTGCCGGTGGACGGCGTCGTCGTGGCCGGCATCGCACTCCCCGGATCGACGGGTGTCGACACGTGGGAGGAGGAGGTCGAGGCGCGAACGGCGTGTCCCGTGCACCGCCGGGTCATTGCGGAGGACGACGGGTTCACCCGAGGAGGGCTGAACCAGCCCCTGCCCTGGACCTCTGTTGAGGTGGCTGCGCCGGGCAAGCCCGTGCTCGTGCTGCACGGATCATCCGATCCGGTCACCTCGCCCACCGAGGCTCTCGCCGTGTACGGCGGCGCGCCGGGCGTCCGCGTCAGGCTGGTCAGTGGTGGTCGGCACGACGTACTCAACGATGCGTCGCACCGTTCGGTGGCCGCCACGATCGTGCTCTTCCTCGAGTCGTTGAAGCTCGGCCCCGAGCTG includes these proteins:
- a CDS encoding alpha/beta hydrolase, coding for MTVTAWNEPAGGTPRGTLIVLPGRGETAASYERFGRRLSADAWRVRLVPVDLDDLDSARVQVEKLLVDESLPAPKVLVGADSGAALAAVLAPVLPVDGVVVAGIALPGSTGVDTWEEEVEARTACPVHRRVIAEDDGFTRGGLNQPLPWTSVEVAAPGKPVLVLHGSSDPVTSPTEALAVYGGAPGVRVRLVSGGRHDVLNDASHRSVAATIVLFLESLKLGPELPDVVSEPVSSAAR